One Pelobates fuscus isolate aPelFus1 chromosome 8, aPelFus1.pri, whole genome shotgun sequence genomic window carries:
- the LOC134571001 gene encoding uncharacterized protein LOC134571001 codes for MDNSNITRISGPSVDELLENPNTDFHPEMYLGIQHHLVILFHARRCMKERVADCKLPLCQTLKSIFNHVAQCPSWNECPVNYCTFSKKVLLHWLKCKQWNCCICGPLRKIPSQPCHNQQTLPEEGLTSDNNHHTLNSETDLPNSMTRVNQAQNSECTISTFDNFGTTRDWELPLPTAPWETLYTPGTENMCENIGHCSNEQRKSVEVGRHNGNLAMLNPESQPSTVQNNTLVRQDSHQETSSQISPTTTGSRTTQVESPRRTPQRQSQAVNNTSYQNQNNASPRQQANASARVPQPNSRLLTQRNSRGIWMRKSKQSWKSWKRCEGVWIPNHKFRHLRCRTLPVGRQQIREINNYRVPLNL; via the exons ATGGACAACAGCAATATTACCAGAATTTCAGGACCCAGTGTG GATGAGCTGCTGGAAAACCCGAACACTGACTTCCATCCTGAAATGTATCTGGGTATCCAGCATCATTTGGTCATCTTATTCCATGCTCGCAGGTGCATGAAAGAACGGGTGGCTGATTGTAAGCTCCCACTTTGCCAAACATTAAAGAGCATTTTCAATCATGTGGCACAGTGCCCATCTTGGAATGAATGTCCAG TTAACTACTGCACATTTTCCAAAAAAGTCCTTCTCCACTGGCTGAAATGCAAGCAGTGGAACTGTTGTATATGTGGTCCCTTACGGAAGATCCCAAGTCAGCCGT GTCATAACCAGCAGACCCTCCCCGAGGAAGGATTGACTTCAGACAATAACCACCATACACTGAACTCTGAGACGGATCTTCCCAACTCCATGACAAGAGTAAA CCAGGCACAGAACAGCGAGTGTACTATAAGCACTTTTGACAACTTTGGTACCACCAGAGATTGGGAGCTGCCATTACCCACAGCACCATGGGAAACACTGTACACACCGGGAACTGAGAACATGTGTGAAAATATTGGACATTGTTC AAATGAACAGAGGAAATCTGTAGAAGTTGGGCGTCACAATGGAAATTTGGCTATGTTAAATCCAG AGTCCCAACCCAGCACGGTGCAGAACAATACTCTGGTAAGGCAAGATAGCCATCAAGAAACCTCTTCACAAATTTCTCCAACTACCACTGGCTCCAGGACCACCCAGGTAGAATCTCCAAGAAGGACACCTCAACGCCAGTCTCAGGCAGTCAACAACACCAGCTATCAAA ATCAGAATAATGCTTCTCCCAGACAGCAAGCCAACGCCTCGGCGAGAGTTCCCCAGCCCAACTCGCGACTTCTCACACA GAGAAACAGCAGGGGAATATGGATGAGAAAATCGAAACAAAGCTGGAAAAGTTGGAAAAGATGTGAAGGCGTTTGGATCCCTAATCACAAATTCCGACACTTAAGATGCAGAACTTTACCAGTTGGCCGACAGCAGATAAGAGAAATTAACAACTACCGAGTCCCTTTGAATCTTTAA
- the ATP2A1 gene encoding sarcoplasmic/endoplasmic reticulum calcium ATPase 1 isoform X1, which yields MENAHTKSTEECLAYFGVNETTGLSPEQVKKNFDKFGPNELPAEEGKSIWELVAEQFEDLLVRILLLAACISFVLAWFEEGEETVTAFVEPFVILLILIANAVVGVWQERNAEDAIEALKEYEPEIAKVYRSDRKSVQRIKAREIVPGDIVEVAVGDKVPADIRLITIKSTTLRIDQSILTGESVSVIKHTDVVPDPRAVNQDKKNMLFSGTNIGAGKAIGVVIATGPNTEIGKIRDEMAATEQEKTPLQQKLDEFGEQLSKVISLICVAVWAINIGHFNDPIHGGSWIKGAVYYFKIAVALAVAAIPEGLPAVITTCLALGTRRMAKKNAIVRSLPSVETLGCTSVICSDKTGTLTTNQMSVCRMFVMDKVEGDVCSLNEFTITGSTYAPEGEVMKNDKPVKAGQYDGLVELATICALCNDSSLDFNESKGVFEKVGEATETALTTLVEKMNVFNTEVRSLSKVERANACNSVIKQLMKKEFTLEFSRDRKSMSVFCTPAKASRAAVGNKMFVKGAPEGVIDRCNYVRVGTTRVPFNAAIKEKILAIIKEWGTGRDTLRCLALATRDTPPKREDMVLEDATKFADYETDLTFVGCVGMLDPPRKEVMGSIKLCREAGIRVIMITGDNKGTAIAICRRIGIFGEDDEVTGRAYTGREFDDLPPAEQREACKRASCFARVEPSHKSKIVEFLQSFDEITAMTGDGVNDAPALKKAEIGIAMGSGTAVAKTASEMVLADDNFSTIVSAVEEGRAIYNNMKQFIRYLISSNVGEVVCIFLTAALGLPEALIPVQLLWVNLVTDGLPATALGFNPPDLDIMDRPPRSPKEPLISGWLFFRYMAIGGYVGAATVGAAAWWFMYADDGPGVTFYQLSHFMQCIEESPEFEGLECEIFESPVPMTMALSVLVTIEMCNALNSLSENQSLIRMPPWVNIWLLGSICLSMSLHFLILYVDPLPMIFKLTPLDFTKWFVVLKISFPVILLDELLKFFARNYLDEKTQ from the exons GTCCTTGCCTGGTTTGAAGAGGGTGAAGAGACCGTCACAGCTTTCGTGGAGCCTTTTGTCATCCTCCTTATCCTTATCGCTAATGCAGTTGTGGGTGTCTGGCAG GAAAGAAATGCAGAAGATGCCATTGAAGCCCTTAAGGAGTATGAGCCTGAAATAGCCAAAGTTTACCGTAGTGACAGAAAATCTGTACAAAGGATCAAGGCCCGAGAGATTGTCCCGGGAGACATTGTAGAGGTGGCAG TTGGTGACAAAGTACCAGCTGACATCCGTCTCATCACCATTAAATCCACCACTCTGCGTATTGACCAGTCCATTCTTACCG GAGAGTCTGTCTCTGTCATTAAACACACAGATGTTGTCCCCGACCCCAGAGCTGTCAACCAGGACAAGAAAAACATGCTTTTCTCT GGTACCAACATAGGAGCTGGCAAGGCCATTGGTGTTGTCATCGCCACTGGACCTAACACTGAGATTGGTAAAATCCGTGATGAGATGGCCGCCACTGAACAGGAAAAGACCCCTCTGCAGCAGAAACTGGACGAGTTTGGAGAACAGCTGTCCAAGGTTATTTCTCTTATCTGTGTCGCTGTCTGGGCAATCAACATTGGACACTTTAACGACCCCATCCATGGTGGATCCTGGATCAAAGGAGCTGTTTACTACTTCAAAATTGCCGTTGCTTTGGCTGTAGCTGCTATTCCAGAGG GTCTGCCTGCTGTAATCACCACTTGCCTTGCTTTGGGTACAAGACGTATGGCCAAGAAGAATGCCATTGTGAGGAGCTTACCCTCTGTTGAGACCCTAGGTTGCACATCTGTCATCTGCTCTGACAAGACTGGAACCCTGACAACCAACCAGATGTCAGTCTGCAGG ATGTTCGTTATGGATAAAGTTGAGGGAGATGTCTGCTCTCTGAATGAATTCACCATCACAGGATCTACCTACGCACCCGAAGGAGAAGT TATGAAGAATGATAAACCTGTCAAGGCCGGCCAATACGATGGGCTGGTGGAATTGGCCACAATCTGTGCACTTTGCAATGACTCTTCCCTCGACTTTAATGAG TCCAAAGGAGTGTTTGAGAAGGTCGGAGAGGCTACAGAGACTGCATTGACCACTCTTGTTGAGAAGATGAATGTATTTAACACCGAAGTTAGAAGCTTGTCCAAAGTAGAGCGTGCCAATGCGTGCAACTCT GTTATCAAGCAACTGATGAAGAAGGAGTTTACTCTTGAGTTCTCCCGTGACAGGAAGTCCATGTCTGTATTCTGCACCCCAGCTAAAGCTTCCCGTGCAGCAGTTGGCAACAAAATGTTTGTGAAG GGTGCTCCAGAGGGTGTCATTGACCGTTGTAACTACGTTCGTGTTGGAACAACTCGTGTCCCTTTCAATGCTGCCATCAAGGAGAAGATTCTGGCTATAATCAAGGAATGGGGTACAGGCAGGGATACCCTCCGTTGTCTTGCTCTGGCCACAAGGGACACTCCACCAAAGAGAGAAGACATGGTGCTTGAAGATGCCACCAAGTTTGCCGACTATGAG ACAGACCTGACCTTTGTTGGCTGCGTGGGAATGTTGGATCCCCCCCGTAAGGAGGTTATGGGCTCAATCAAACTCTGCCGTGAAGCTGGTATCCGTGTCATTATGATCACTGGTGACAACAAGGGAACCGCTATTGCCATCTGCCGTCGTATTGGCATCTTTGGTGAGGATGATGAAGTAACTGGACGTGCCTACACTGGACGTGAGTTTGATGATCTGCCACCTGCAGAACAGAGAGAGGCCTGTAAACGTGCTTCCTGCTTCGCCAGAGTTGAGCCATCTCACAAGTCCAAAATTGTAGAGTTCTTGCAGTCCTTCGATGAGATCACAGCTATG ACAGGTGATGGTGTGAATGATGCTCCTGCCCTGAAGAAAGCTGAGATTGGTATTGCTATGGGTTCTGGTACAGCTGTAGCCAAGACAGCCTCAGAGATGGTCTTGGCTGATGATAACTTCTCCACAATTGTGTCTGCTGTAGAAGAGGGTCGTGCCATTTACAACAATATGAAGCAATTTATCCGCTACCTCATCTCCTCCAATGTAGGAGAGGTTGTTTG TATCTTCCTGACTGCTGCTCTTGGTCTGCCTGAAGCTCTGATCCCCGTACAACTGCTCTGGGTCAACCTGGTCACAGATGGTCTGCCAGCCACAGCCCTGGGTTTCAACCCCCCTGATCTGGACATCATGGACAGACCACCCCGTAGCCCCAAGGAACCCCTTATTAGTGGATGGCTCTTTTTCCGttacatggccattggag GTTATGTTGGTGCTGCCACTGTTGGAGCTGCTGCTTGGTGGTTTATGTATGCTGATGATGGTCCTGGAGTTACTTTCTACCAGCTG AGCCACTTCATGCAATGCATAGAAGAAAGCCCAGAATTTGAGGGTTTAGAATGTGAAATCTTTGAATCACCCGTACCTATGACCATGGCTCTGTCTGTGCTAGTCACCATTGAGATGTGCAATGCTCTTAACAG TCTATCAGAAAACCAGTCTCTGATCAGGATGCCCCCATGGGTGAACATTTGGCTGTTGGGCTCCATCTGCCTCTCCATGTCCCTCCACTTCCTTATCCTCTATGTAGACCCCCTGCCA ATGATCTTCAAATTAACTCCCCTGGACTTTACTAAATGGTTCGTTGTCCTCAAGATTTCCTTCCCTGTAATCCTATTGGACGAACTGTTGAAATTCTTTGCCCGTAACTACCTGGATG aaaaaacacaataa
- the ATP2A1 gene encoding sarcoplasmic/endoplasmic reticulum calcium ATPase 1 isoform X2, with amino-acid sequence MENAHTKSTEECLAYFGVNETTGLSPEQVKKNFDKFGPNELPAEEGKSIWELVAEQFEDLLVRILLLAACISFVLAWFEEGEETVTAFVEPFVILLILIANAVVGVWQERNAEDAIEALKEYEPEIAKVYRSDRKSVQRIKAREIVPGDIVEVAVGDKVPADIRLITIKSTTLRIDQSILTGESVSVIKHTDVVPDPRAVNQDKKNMLFSGTNIGAGKAIGVVIATGPNTEIGKIRDEMAATEQEKTPLQQKLDEFGEQLSKVISLICVAVWAINIGHFNDPIHGGSWIKGAVYYFKIAVALAVAAIPEGLPAVITTCLALGTRRMAKKNAIVRSLPSVETLGCTSVICSDKTGTLTTNQMSVCRMFVMDKVEGDVCSLNEFTITGSTYAPEGEVMKNDKPVKAGQYDGLVELATICALCNDSSLDFNESKGVFEKVGEATETALTTLVEKMNVFNTEVRSLSKVERANACNSVIKQLMKKEFTLEFSRDRKSMSVFCTPAKASRAAVGNKMFVKGAPEGVIDRCNYVRVGTTRVPFNAAIKEKILAIIKEWGTGRDTLRCLALATRDTPPKREDMVLEDATKFADYETDLTFVGCVGMLDPPRKEVMGSIKLCREAGIRVIMITGDNKGTAIAICRRIGIFGEDDEVTGRAYTGREFDDLPPAEQREACKRASCFARVEPSHKSKIVEFLQSFDEITAMTGDGVNDAPALKKAEIGIAMGSGTAVAKTASEMVLADDNFSTIVSAVEEGRAIYNNMKQFIRYLISSNVGEVVCIFLTAALGLPEALIPVQLLWVNLVTDGLPATALGFNPPDLDIMDRPPRSPKEPLISGWLFFRYMAIGGYVGAATVGAAAWWFMYADDGPGVTFYQLSHFMQCIEESPEFEGLECEIFESPVPMTMALSVLVTIEMCNALNSLSENQSLIRMPPWVNIWLLGSICLSMSLHFLILYVDPLPMIFKLTPLDFTKWFVVLKISFPVILLDELLKFFARNYLDA; translated from the exons GTCCTTGCCTGGTTTGAAGAGGGTGAAGAGACCGTCACAGCTTTCGTGGAGCCTTTTGTCATCCTCCTTATCCTTATCGCTAATGCAGTTGTGGGTGTCTGGCAG GAAAGAAATGCAGAAGATGCCATTGAAGCCCTTAAGGAGTATGAGCCTGAAATAGCCAAAGTTTACCGTAGTGACAGAAAATCTGTACAAAGGATCAAGGCCCGAGAGATTGTCCCGGGAGACATTGTAGAGGTGGCAG TTGGTGACAAAGTACCAGCTGACATCCGTCTCATCACCATTAAATCCACCACTCTGCGTATTGACCAGTCCATTCTTACCG GAGAGTCTGTCTCTGTCATTAAACACACAGATGTTGTCCCCGACCCCAGAGCTGTCAACCAGGACAAGAAAAACATGCTTTTCTCT GGTACCAACATAGGAGCTGGCAAGGCCATTGGTGTTGTCATCGCCACTGGACCTAACACTGAGATTGGTAAAATCCGTGATGAGATGGCCGCCACTGAACAGGAAAAGACCCCTCTGCAGCAGAAACTGGACGAGTTTGGAGAACAGCTGTCCAAGGTTATTTCTCTTATCTGTGTCGCTGTCTGGGCAATCAACATTGGACACTTTAACGACCCCATCCATGGTGGATCCTGGATCAAAGGAGCTGTTTACTACTTCAAAATTGCCGTTGCTTTGGCTGTAGCTGCTATTCCAGAGG GTCTGCCTGCTGTAATCACCACTTGCCTTGCTTTGGGTACAAGACGTATGGCCAAGAAGAATGCCATTGTGAGGAGCTTACCCTCTGTTGAGACCCTAGGTTGCACATCTGTCATCTGCTCTGACAAGACTGGAACCCTGACAACCAACCAGATGTCAGTCTGCAGG ATGTTCGTTATGGATAAAGTTGAGGGAGATGTCTGCTCTCTGAATGAATTCACCATCACAGGATCTACCTACGCACCCGAAGGAGAAGT TATGAAGAATGATAAACCTGTCAAGGCCGGCCAATACGATGGGCTGGTGGAATTGGCCACAATCTGTGCACTTTGCAATGACTCTTCCCTCGACTTTAATGAG TCCAAAGGAGTGTTTGAGAAGGTCGGAGAGGCTACAGAGACTGCATTGACCACTCTTGTTGAGAAGATGAATGTATTTAACACCGAAGTTAGAAGCTTGTCCAAAGTAGAGCGTGCCAATGCGTGCAACTCT GTTATCAAGCAACTGATGAAGAAGGAGTTTACTCTTGAGTTCTCCCGTGACAGGAAGTCCATGTCTGTATTCTGCACCCCAGCTAAAGCTTCCCGTGCAGCAGTTGGCAACAAAATGTTTGTGAAG GGTGCTCCAGAGGGTGTCATTGACCGTTGTAACTACGTTCGTGTTGGAACAACTCGTGTCCCTTTCAATGCTGCCATCAAGGAGAAGATTCTGGCTATAATCAAGGAATGGGGTACAGGCAGGGATACCCTCCGTTGTCTTGCTCTGGCCACAAGGGACACTCCACCAAAGAGAGAAGACATGGTGCTTGAAGATGCCACCAAGTTTGCCGACTATGAG ACAGACCTGACCTTTGTTGGCTGCGTGGGAATGTTGGATCCCCCCCGTAAGGAGGTTATGGGCTCAATCAAACTCTGCCGTGAAGCTGGTATCCGTGTCATTATGATCACTGGTGACAACAAGGGAACCGCTATTGCCATCTGCCGTCGTATTGGCATCTTTGGTGAGGATGATGAAGTAACTGGACGTGCCTACACTGGACGTGAGTTTGATGATCTGCCACCTGCAGAACAGAGAGAGGCCTGTAAACGTGCTTCCTGCTTCGCCAGAGTTGAGCCATCTCACAAGTCCAAAATTGTAGAGTTCTTGCAGTCCTTCGATGAGATCACAGCTATG ACAGGTGATGGTGTGAATGATGCTCCTGCCCTGAAGAAAGCTGAGATTGGTATTGCTATGGGTTCTGGTACAGCTGTAGCCAAGACAGCCTCAGAGATGGTCTTGGCTGATGATAACTTCTCCACAATTGTGTCTGCTGTAGAAGAGGGTCGTGCCATTTACAACAATATGAAGCAATTTATCCGCTACCTCATCTCCTCCAATGTAGGAGAGGTTGTTTG TATCTTCCTGACTGCTGCTCTTGGTCTGCCTGAAGCTCTGATCCCCGTACAACTGCTCTGGGTCAACCTGGTCACAGATGGTCTGCCAGCCACAGCCCTGGGTTTCAACCCCCCTGATCTGGACATCATGGACAGACCACCCCGTAGCCCCAAGGAACCCCTTATTAGTGGATGGCTCTTTTTCCGttacatggccattggag GTTATGTTGGTGCTGCCACTGTTGGAGCTGCTGCTTGGTGGTTTATGTATGCTGATGATGGTCCTGGAGTTACTTTCTACCAGCTG AGCCACTTCATGCAATGCATAGAAGAAAGCCCAGAATTTGAGGGTTTAGAATGTGAAATCTTTGAATCACCCGTACCTATGACCATGGCTCTGTCTGTGCTAGTCACCATTGAGATGTGCAATGCTCTTAACAG TCTATCAGAAAACCAGTCTCTGATCAGGATGCCCCCATGGGTGAACATTTGGCTGTTGGGCTCCATCTGCCTCTCCATGTCCCTCCACTTCCTTATCCTCTATGTAGACCCCCTGCCA ATGATCTTCAAATTAACTCCCCTGGACTTTACTAAATGGTTCGTTGTCCTCAAGATTTCCTTCCCTGTAATCCTATTGGACGAACTGTTGAAATTCTTTGCCCGTAACTACCTGGATG CATAA